The region tagttagaaaaaatatattaaattcttGAAGCCAAAAGTTCCCTTATGAACACAGGGAACATCATATGATatcatttggcttcaattgtgaTTATtttgaagagaaaaaaaaaacgtcTCAATGAAATAATATCCAGTTTTGATCCTTGTAATTTTgagtgttttgttttaattctcaaactttatattttcagaataatatagaaaaaaatcTCTCTCTAAGGGTTCTTATATCATCTATTAAGAGAAAGCTTATACATAAAGTGGAACTAGAGAGCTATTTAGGGATAGTtagtttattctttttataatcttttaGCTAATACTAAATGAACTTGCGGACATAACCTATTAAAATTACCTATTAAActaacttaattaaaattaggtcaattttattattttgaaacccTGTTATAtcacattattttaaaaaaattattaacctCGTATTAAGGATTCAAAAAATGGATCAAATTGAAAATACTTTTTACATCAGAACTAAAATGTAAACTGACAAAAAGTTGcagaattaaaatttgatttttttataatcatttttCTGTTCGAGTTAAAGTAAAAATTGACGTTACACATGACTTTGCTGTTATAAACTTATAACTCCCATGGACTGTGAatgaaaattattcaaaaagaaAACATCCACTTGATGCCGTTTATCGTTACCAGGCCATTGATGAGGGAAGATATTAACACAACTCATAGGAATAATGCCTTTTTCAGTCATAACCATAGTCTTCACTATCATCGCCCACCTCGTCGTCGGACAAATTACGTCCTCCGATAACAGAAAGAAAAAGTAGTATCGCAACTGCCTGAGCTGCCACAAAGAATTTTGCCCTTCTTTTAAATGTTTTCTCCTCTTCTGTCTTTTCCTTCTTCGCTTTTCTCCTCGGCTTTGAACCTAATAACAAAAGATGTCGGCATTACTTCAAAATAAATGCAACTCGAAAAGTTGAAAAGTTGAATATGTCTTACCAGAATTTGAAGGACCTCTCCTCGGAGTTGATGAAGAGTCTGATTGGAGTGGTGGGGCAGAAGAAGATGAGCTCGCTTCCAAGAAATTTGTCTTCAGTTTTTCAGCATATGTTACGAGATTAGCATGCTCTACAAGCGCATGCCGAAGAACTGATGTTTCCTAATACCATAGAATTTCATGGATCAGCCTTATTTGGTAACTAGActtcataaaaaatataaaaccactaaacttttaatatttttaatttgagggTCACTGCTATCAAATTCCTATCAGTTCGACGAAACACGAATTACtcatatttgtaaaattaataacataaCTTACTTGCCTGCAAAACTGAAGTTCTAGTTTTGAACGTATTAAAACTACAGTTCAATAATATGACACAGACACAAATGCAATATGCTTCTAAGTACAATGATCAAGAAGAAACTCACCAAGTAATTCCTCTAGAAAACATTTGACAATCgcaataataaatcattttgtAAATGATTAAGTTTCACATCTGGACTATTATATCATTTACGACAGtttataaaagaaaacagaaaCATTGAACACATAATTACAGGTTAACTTTCATGGTTGCTTTTTCATTCCAATTGTCGATTTAGTAAACATTTGAGAAATTGGGAAAAATGCATAGGATATGGCTATAAATTGAACATCGCAGCTGCTACAAAATATCACAAGCATAGCTGCCAATGCTGTTCTTAAATATAAGTCCATTGAATAAACAATAGATATAGACGCCCAACTTATACGCCTCTTCTATGATCTACACTACAAAACACTCAAATTATCTTCATTCAAAAATCCCAATTAGTTATTCTTTCTTAAGATGAAGCTCTCTCTCCAAAGACAACCTCCTCTAaataatattaagaaacaaGGATTAAAGTTAACACAATAAAGCTATCATGCATCATTTAACATCAGAAACTGATACCACCTTGGAAACCCTTAATAAGTCGAAGTCGTCAAGAAGCGAGGACAACAATGTGCCAATGTTATCACATTTGCACAGGCAAAACTTACCAAAAAGATCAATTAGCTCCGGTTAATGGCACGGCCTAGGGTTGATTGTTGGGCTTCTGTTAATTTCCTTCTGTAAATTCATGTATTATACATTCTTTGACAAATTTTGTACTCCATAGATAGGACTCCTATTCTATTAAGTCCAATATCTAGATGAAATAACTCCGTAGATGTGCAAAGTAGAATGCTTCAATAAGTGACAAGCAAAGCTTAATCTCAATTTTCATGGACAATGATCAACATTAAACTTCATGATTGGGTTAGTTCTAATTTTGCAGTACCTGATTTTGATCGTATTTCTATTTCTATACACAAATGGGTCCAATTAGTTAGTTCATCCAACAACAGAAGCCATTCATTAAGATGATATTTAATGGACATTCAAAAGGTTTGAGCTTATTTTTAGTGGAATTGATCATGTAATGATCCAATATCCAAACAGAgcttctaaaaaaataattacaaaatttgtGAAGGAACTCACAGGTAAAGCTTGAAGAGTGAAAAGCACATGCGCTAGGAACAATGCGTCCAAACTTGACGGCCTACATGAAAGTAACAATAGAATTAGGAGTGTCACAGGAAAAATTTAAACCTAAACTTTAAATGATAATAGATATacagaaattaagataaaatgtCCAGAAGAGTCACCGATTCTCAAAAAGAAACTCATCTTCCCCTAATCTGGTTGACAACGCGGCATATGCAATTTTTGCTCTCTTATAAATCTGTCCACAACCGACATATACATGTATGAGTATTATCccgaataaataaataaatttaaggagACAGATTATGGAAGACTAAGGTTTATTGTCTCTCAAGTGCATGATTTTCAACTCCGGTGCACATACGAAAACTATAACATATGCCTGGGTGTAAGAGTGAACATGTGAAGGTAGGATGAGTTTATGCAAAAATCCTAAGCTTGCCAAAGGAAGGTCAATAATAAAGGCCAACCTCTTCTTCCCTTCGTTCTGCATTTTCTTTTGTTATCCCAAGTCGCTGCTTAACAGTATATACTTGCTTAGCAAACAGAGCTTTCCCTATTACCCAAGGAAGGTCAGAATAATAAATCTTGACAGCAGAACTGCCACCAGAGCCCAACCAGAGATCATATGTGATTGCATCAGCCAGCCATGAGCTAACCATTGCTTCCATTGATACCCATTCTGGAACTGAGCAGAATTCGGAGTCCAAGTTAGCTACACCATCTTCCTTTAGACGTTGAATAACCCCGCCATTTTCATTATTGTAGGCCACATAAGTACCACATTCAACATACGGAATTTGATCTGGCATAAAAGGCAGAAAAGAGTATGATTTTTATGTTGACACTATGTATATCAATAATCAAATATGCAAACATTTTCTCATAAACACACAGTCACTAGCATATAATGTATATTTGAAGTTGACACTAAATCTCTTCCATGATTTTTATCTTTAGAGATTAAATAATCCACGCTTCAGGGTATCAATTTTATCTACTCCCTTAAATTTTAAGATTCATGCCTTAAGTTATCAATTATATCTAATACCAAAGTAGAAATCATTACTCATCATCCGTAGACTAATTCTTGTATCATATGACATATACAAGAGATATCTTTTCAGCTATCAATCTGACCATACCAGACATAAGAATTTTCTTAAGGTTGACTAAACGTCTCACCATCGTCCACTTCTATTTTTAACCCACTGGCATTGCAAATAGTGCTTGTTGTATCCTTTATGTTGGATAAATTGCAATTAGAAAAAATAGTTCTAACTAAACAAACTAGACAATAAACCGTTCATGAACTTGCTCGGGATTGTTTCTGTCGCTCAAAGCAAGTTTTGTAACTTCAGCTAAAAAAATCAACCATCTTAATGGACAGCATTAGTATCAATACTTAACAACTCAATCCAATAAATGCACAACTGGGTAACTCTATTTTCATTAGAAACTAACTTATCAAACAGCTAAAATTTGCAGTTATTAACACACAAAAAGAAACACTAAAAAAATAACTAGACTaacaaaaagattaaaatttgaAAGAGGCCAAAAAGCAAACCTGAATCAGGGTAAGTAGAATTGAAGTCGAATCGAAAAGGGAAGCGAGCTAACTTGAGATAGATGTAAACAGGTAAGCAAATTGGGCAAGCGGTTGGTAATCCAAAATAGGGTTTTCTAGCAACAAGACTGTACTCTTCTCTCTCTTGTGATTCTTCCATTTCCTTTTAATTGCAGAGTTCTGCTTCCGAATTTTGATCTGTGTTAGGGTTTTGGttgaaagtttttattttttatttcttgtcTTTCAGGTCATGTTAAAAGGTCACACTCATTCTTTTAGTGCTTcaacttttataattttcaacCAAGTCACTAacatttttagtaaattttaaaattaggagtattacatttaaaatgttttaaatgtctCAAGATTATATCTTCTAGGGTTACGCAGCTAAATCACCATCCGTCATTTCCCAAACAACTCCACTGTTCCACTACGTTAGATCAGTAGGAGCAAGAAATCCAGTCACAACGTCGGAAAAACACTAGAATTACAACAAAAACAGACTCATCGACGGCAGCCGCGCTCTAGCCTGCCCTAGCCATGACGCCGGAGGAAGTAGAGCGGAAGCTCAAGAAAGAAGAGAAGGCTAGAGAGAAAGAAGCCAAGAAGCAAAAAGCAGCTGAGAAAGCTGCTAAATTCaaggttttaatttaaaatcactagcttttttttattgttaattcaGTCTTGGCCGATTAAATTCttgttaatttataattattggtGCTGCTATAATTTACAGGAACCACAAGAGTCtagcaagaagaagaagaatgccAGCGCCAGGCGAGACGCCTCGACCGATGAGAATCAGGAGGATTACATTGACCCTCACACTCCTTTAGGGGAGAAGAAAAAACTTTCGGCTCAAATGGCCAAGCAATACTCTCCGAATTCCGTGGAGAAGTCGTAAGTTCTTCAATgctgttgtttttatttttgaaatgtttttgcTGCTCAAATGATGACTcttgttattaaattaaatcgtGTTAGATGGTATGATTGGTGGGCGAAATCTGATTACTTTAAAGCTGATGCAAAGAGCTCTAAACCGCCATTTACTATTGTTCTTCCACCTCCAAATGTGACTGGGGCCTTACACATAGGCCATGCTCTCACTGCTGCTGTAGAGGTATAGCAATGTGTTTCTTTATTCCTACATTGTTTTTCCTTCTGCATAACCTATGACCTCGTATAATAAACAGGATACAATTATTCGATGGAAGCGAATGTCTGGATATAATACCTTGTGGATACCTGGTGTCGACCATGCTGGGATAGCAACACAGGTAATAGTTTGTAAGTTGTTACAATTCGCTTCTCCTAGATACATTTTATAGCCAGTAAGGATAGAATGTAATACCTTTATGATTGTCAGGTGGTTGTGGAGAAGAAGTTAATGCGTGAACGTGGTTTAACCAGACATGACGTTGGTCGTGAGAATTTTGTTGCTGAAGTGAGTTATTTGAGCTTTTTTTTCCTTTACTAATGCTCAGCTTATTGATAGCTACATATATTTTGTTAAAGCTTCCCTGCATTCTCCTTTCTCATATCATCTTTGATATtctttttaaaaggtttggaaatgGAAAGAGGAGTATGGGGGCACCATACTTGGACAGTTGAGAAGGTTAGGTGCCTCTCTTGATTGGTCTCGTGAGTGTTTTACAATGGATGAGCAAAGATCAAAGGCTGTGATAGAGGAATTTGTCAGGTTATACAAGGAAGGTCTCATCTATAGGTATGCTTCATATGACACATTATGTTATCCATCCATAATTGAAGAAATAACATTCCCCTTTTCTGGAAATGAATTTCTGTCCTTTTACCGGCCATGTGACTGATACATTGTATTCAGATCAAGTGTGTGGTTATGATTCAATGCTGAGACTACTTAAAAGCATCCTACCTAGCCATTCTATGATGTTTAGAAAAAGCTAAGGGTTGGAGCCTTTTTCTTTAAGATAAAATCTATGTGTTTGGTTCAGTTGATAAACTTGGTCATTGATATATTTGCTGCTTGAAAACAAATAACCATAGAGGCTGTAGAtttaaattgatagtaaaattaaataaaaatagacgATAAAAGTGCTTTTTGACTACCAATTTAATATACTAAGGATTGAATTGCTGTTTATGTTCTGTTTTGTGATCGGAATTGTTCTTAGGATCCTTTATTAATACAATGTGCAGGGATCTTCGATTGGTGAATTGGGATTGCACATTACGAACCGCTATATCTGAAATTGAGGTAAGCTGTTAATATAATTGGTATTTTGTTGACTGTTTGGTATTGTATTGATTATTCTTGTACTCACCTGAATATTTTTTGGTTGTAGGTGGAT is a window of Mercurialis annua linkage group LG2, ddMerAnnu1.2, whole genome shotgun sequence DNA encoding:
- the LOC126669787 gene encoding mitochondrial outer membrane import complex protein METAXIN; the encoded protein is MEESQEREEYSLVARKPYFGLPTACPICLPVYIYLKLARFPFRFDFNSTYPDSDQIPYVECGTYVAYNNENGGVIQRLKEDGVANLDSEFCSVPEWVSMEAMVSSWLADAITYDLWLGSGGSSAVKIYYSDLPWVIGKALFAKQVYTVKQRLGITKENAERREEEIYKRAKIAYAALSTRLGEDEFLFENRPSSLDALFLAHVLFTLQALPETSVLRHALVEHANLVTYAEKLKTNFLEASSSSSAPPLQSDSSSTPRRGPSNSGSKPRRKAKKEKTEEEKTFKRRAKFFVAAQAVAILLFLSVIGGRNLSDDEVGDDSEDYGYD